Proteins co-encoded in one Prunus persica cultivar Lovell chromosome G6, Prunus_persica_NCBIv2, whole genome shotgun sequence genomic window:
- the LOC18775601 gene encoding organellar oligopeptidase A, chloroplastic/mitochondrial: MASSASLDEALGANPLLQDFDFPPFDVVDAKHVRPGIRALLKKLEGDLEELERTVEPTWPKLVVPLEKIVDQLTVVWGIVNHLKSVKDSSELRSAIEEVQPEKVKFQLRLGQSKPIYNAFKAILESPDWQTLTEARKRIVESQIKEAVLSGVSLEDDKRDNFNKIEQELKRLSHKFEENVLDATKKFEKLVTEKNEIEGLPATALGMAAQTALSKGHENAIAENGPWIITLDGPSFLSVMQHARNRSLREEIYRAYVTRASSGDLDNTAIVDSILKLRLEKAKLLNYNNYAEVSMATKMATVEKAEELLEKLRSASWNAAVQDMEDLKNFSKSKDAPEADDLNHWDTSFWSERLRESKFDINEEELRPYFSLPKVMDGLFNLANMLFGINIEPADGLAPVWNNDVRFYRIKDSSGSPVAYFYFDPYTRPSEKKGGAWMREVLARSHVLSRDGASARLPVAHMVCNQTPPVGNKPSLMTFRELETVFHEFGHALQHMLTKQDEGLVAGLRGIEWDAVELPSQFMENWCYHRDTLMSIAKHYETGETLPEETYKKLLAARTFRAGSLSLRQIRFASVDLKLHTDYIPGGSESIFDVDRRVSERTQVIPSLPEDRFLCGFRHIFAGGYAAGYYSYKWAEVLSADAFSAFEDAGLDDSEAVKETGHKFRETILALGGGKAPLEVFVEFRGREPSPEPLLRHNGLLATASA; encoded by the exons ATGGCCTCCTCTGCTTCTCTAGACGAAGCTCTCGGAGCCAATCCTCTTCTCCAAGACTTTGACTTCCCTCCCTTCGATGTCGTCGATGCCAAGCACGTGCGACCTGGGATTCGTGCTCTCTTGAAGAAACTG GAGGGTGATTTGGAGGAATTAGAGCGTACGGTGGAGCCCACCTGGCCGAAGCTGGTCGTGCCGCTGGAGAAGATCGTTGACCAATTAACTGTGGTTTGGGGGATAGTCAACCACCTTAAGTCTGTTAAGGACTCTTCGGAGCTTCGTTCTGCTATTGAAGAAgtccag CCAGAGAAAGTTAAGTTTCAGCTTAGGTTGGGGCAAAGTAAACCAATTTACAATGCATTTAAAGCTATTCTAGAATCTCCTGATTGGCAGACGCTGACTGAGGCCCGCAAACGTATAGTTGAAA GCCAAATAAAGGAGGCAGTTTTGAGTGGTGTTTCTCTAGAGGATGATAAAAGAGacaattttaacaaaattgaacag GAACTAAAAAGACTGTCTCACAAATTTGAAGAGAATGTTTTGGATGCCACAAAGAAGTTTGAAAAGCTAGTTACtgaaaagaatgaaattgaaggaTTGCCAGCCACTGCTCTGGGAATGGCAGCACAAACAGCGCTGTCAAAG GGGCATGAAAATGCAATTGCTGAGAATGGGCCTTGGATAATTACATTGGATGGCCCAAGTTTTCTCTCTGTTATGCAACATGCTCGAAACCGGTCTTTGCGTGAGGAAATATACCGTGCTTATGTAACTCGTGCATCCAGTGGAGATTTGGATAATACTGCTATCGTTGACTCAATTTTGAAGCTTAGGTTGGAAAAGGCCAAGCTTCTGAATTACAATAACTATGCTGAG GTAAGCATGGCAACCAAAATGGCTACTGTTGAAAAAGCAGAAGAGCTCCTAGAAAAGCTTCGAAGTGCTTCCTGGAATGCTGCAGTTCAAG ATATGGAAGACCTTAAGAATTTCTCCAAAAGTAAAGATGCTCCAGAAGCTGATGATTTGAATCACTGGGACACCAGCTTTTGGAGTGAGAGGCTTCGTGAGTCTAAATTTGACATCAATGag GAAGAATTGCGTCCATATTTCTCCTTGCCCAAGGTCATGGATGGCCTGTTTAACCTAGCAAATATGCTTTTTGGAATTAATATTGAACCGGCTGATGGTCTAGCTCCG GTTTGGAACAATGATGTTAGATTCTATCGCATCAAAGATTCTTCTGGGAGTCCCGTTGCATACTTTTATTTTGATCCATATACTCGTCCATCAGAGAAAAAGGGAGGTGCATGGATGCGTGAAGTTCTTGCTAGGAGTCATGTATTGTCACGTGATGGTGCCTCTGCGAGGTTGCCTGTGGCACACATGGTGTGCAATCAAACACCACCAGTGGGAAACAAGCCCAGCCTTATGACCTTCCGCGAG TTAGAGACTGTCTTCCATGAATTTGGTCATGCACTTCAGCATATGCTGACTAAGCAAGATGAGGGTCTAGTTGCTGGTCTTCGAGGAATAGAATGGGATGCTGTTGAATTACCCTCTCAGTTCATGGAAAACTGGTGTTACCATAG AGACACTTTAATGAGCATTGCAAAACATTATGAAACTGGGGAGACTCTTCCAGaagaaacatataaaaagCTTCTCGCAGCTAGGACTTTCCGTGCAGGCTCCCTAAGCCTTCGGCAG ataagatttgcAAGTGTAGATCTGAAGTTGCACACTGATTACATACCTGGTGGATCAGAATCCATCTTCGATGTTGATCGCAGGGTTAGTGAACGAACACAAGTGATCCCTTCACTTCCAGAAGACAGGTTCCTTTGTGGTTTCAGACATATATTTGCAG GTGGATATGCAGCTGGGTACTACAGTTACAAg TGGGCTGAGGTGTTGTCTGCTGATGCTTTCTCTGCATTTGAGGATGCTGGATTGGATGACAGCGAG GCTGTTAAAGAAACCGGACACAAGTTCAGAGAAACCATCCTTGCTCTTGGAGGCGGGAAAGCACCACTAGAG GTTTTCGTGGAATTCCGGGGTCGTGAACCTTCACCAGAGCCACTGCTCAGGCACAATGGACTATTAGCCACGGCTTCTGCATGA
- the LOC109949689 gene encoding uncharacterized protein LOC109949689 yields MFKPVVKVLKLIIEDGSTDNIGEANRSLRDIQSFEFVFCLFFMRSILGVTNDLSQALQRKDQDIGNAMTLVKDCKDQLQHMRENAFEALLDQVSSFCGKHDIEVPNMDDAYVAQWRSHRRAPRITHLHHYRVDIFIQIIEWQLAELNHRFSEVNTELLLCLACLSPDDSFKAFDKQKLLRFAEFYPQDFTPRDLLALEDQLGIYIHHMRTRSDFSQLKGIGSLARKMVEKGLQRTFNYVYLLLTLALTLPVATAYVEKAFSTMNIVKGQLRNRMRDQWFSDSLLVYIEKDVFICIDNDSIMQRFQSMKTHRGQL; encoded by the coding sequence ATGTTCAAACCTGTGGTGAAAGTGCTTAAATTGATTATTGAGGATGGCTCCACTGATAATATAGGTGAAGCAAATAGGTCATTAAGAGATATAcaatcttttgagtttgtaTTTTGCCTATTTTTCATGAGATCTATATTAGGAGTCACAAATGATTTGTCACAAGCATTACAAAGGAAAGACCAAGATATTGGGAATGCAATGACTTTAGTCAAAGATTGCAAGGACCAACTACAACACATGAGAGAGAATGCATTTGAAGCCTTGCTTGATCAAGTATCTTCCTTTTGTGGCAAACATGATATTGAGGTTCCAAACATGGATGATGCATATGTAGCTCAATGGAGATCACATCGGAGAGCTCCTAGAATAACACATCTCCATCATTATCGTGTGGATATCTTTATTCAAATCATTGAGTGGCAACTTGCAGAATTAAATCATCGTTTCAGTGAGGTAAATACTGAGTTACTTCTTTGTTTGGCATGTTTGAGTCCGGATGATTCATTCAAAGCTTTTGACAAACAAAAGCTACTTCGTTTTGCTGAATTTTATCCTCAAGATTTTACTCCCCGAGACCTCTTGGCacttgaagatcaacttgGGATTTACATTCATCATATGCGTACGAGGAGCGATTTTTCTCAATTGAAAGGGATTGGTAGCCTTGCAAGAAAAATGGTGGAGAAAGGGTTGCAAAGaacatttaattatgtttatttGCTTCTCACATTAGCCTTAACTTTACCGGTTGCAACAGCTTATGTGGAGAAAGCATTTTCTACAATGAATATTGTGAAAGGTCAACTTCGCAATAGAATGCGAGATCAATGGTTCAGTGATAGCTTACTTGTTTACATTGAAAAAGATGTGTTTATTTGTATTGATAATGACTCTATAATGCAACGTTTTCAGAGTATGAAAACTCATCGTGGACAATTGtaa